The Clupea harengus chromosome 5, Ch_v2.0.2, whole genome shotgun sequence genomic sequence ATGTGGCCTGTTGACCTCTATAGGTGTTATTGACATACACTGATACTGCAAAAGTTGTTAGGCTGGGCAAACTACAAATTGTAACTCCTCAATAAAGGGGTCAAGTCTTTTTATTAGGGTGTAGGACATGATTCTGAAATAAAAAGTGGGGAATTGTAATCCGAGCTGGAAAGGCTTTGTGTACGCCATGTGGACATGGTCTATTAGtattagaagaaaaaaattggaaaaaacataaacaagcgAGCTCACCCCCTTTTCTTGGCTATGTAGGCCTACATGGTACGTTTTTAACACTTTAGCAAAGCAGATGATAACCAAATTAACAGTGAAATAAATCAGAATCTACGTCACCATAAATACGACAGTCAGACATGCAAATTATGATTGGATTTTTAATTAGGTTTATTTTCAACCCTCACCGTTCGTAAAGAGCGTCTTTTAATACCAATTTTAGACTGGACTTTTATTTTAACATGTTGTCAACAGTCGTCGGCCGCCATTGCCAAAAACGGATGTCTGTCTTAGGTTTATttagcagcgttcagtgagcaactataggcaaatgagctcgagcgacttctggttacgatttttcaaaataaaagtcccttattagccccgtgttttcttaaactatcagagatattaatttcatagtaacatcaaaatgggttaaaaacgattcactgatgttacaaaagtatggttttcttgttttcatataatgaacaatgactaaacagatAATATTGtgttaagaaaaagtaaaacacaccccaatatgctgataaaaggattatgccttcattaaagttggttgaacttgttcagaactgtaaagaaagggtaaaatatgtttagcagtcattattctggtcattcactgtgaaaaaacacttgacacacagatcacacaggtgaaaagggattatctccaatgccagggtattgccatgtgacacgtatcacactttgctgatgaaactaaagattgtgtctcaataaaaggggggtggaatatgttcaggacactccaaacattaaataaaatgtgtgaagtagttcagatttacgtccctgaatgctccacaatactttaaacataggcctacacacaggcgaaaatgcattatcttcaatggcagggccatgtgacatgtactTTATACTTtaaacgagttttattgttccatttgtcctaatgatcgggaaaatagttaaaagcgtgtttgaaagttatagtagcctatttgtcattataaagtcctaatctgtctactcgctagatcagactttataatggtattttgttaactgtgcattatattaacttgatttaaaacaaggtaagatatagtgagttaattttaagcgtacaggatactttgataatgactaagatgtagctgaaaattgacaattaatattactttcatagtaacatcaaaatgggttaaaaacgattcactgatgttacaaaagtatgattttcttgtttaaatatagggaacactgactaaacaggcatcattgtaaatattgtagtaagaaacagtaaaacacacaacaatctgctgataaaaggattatgtcttcaataaagttggttgaacatgttcagaacactgtaaagaaagggtaaaatatgtttagcagtcattattctggtcattcactgtgaaaaaacacttgacacacagatcacacaggcgaaaatgcattatcttcaatggcagggtattgccatgtgacatgtatcactctttgctgatgaaactaaagattgtgtctcaatgaaaggggggtggaatatgtttaggacattccaaacattaaataaaatgtgtgaagtagttgagatttacgtccctgaatgctccacaatactttaaacataggtgatcagacaggcgaaaatgcattatcttcaatggtagggccatgtgacatgtatcactctttgctgaaaaaactaaagattgtgtctcaatgaaaggggggtggaatatgttcaggacactccaaacattaaataaaatgtgtgaagtagttcagatttacgtccctgaaggctccacaatactttaaacataggtgatcagacaggcgaaaatgcattaacttcaatggcagggccatgtgacatgtatcgctctttgctgaaaaaactaaagattgtgtctcaatgaaaggggggtggaatatgttcaggacactccaaacattaaataaaatgtgtgaagtagttgagatttacgtccctgaatgctccacaatactttaaacataggcctacacacaggcgaaaatgcattgtcttcaatggcagggccatgtgacatgtatcactctttgctgaaaaaactaaagattgtgtctcagtgaaaggggggtggaatatgttcaggacactccaaacattaaataaaatgtgtgaagtagttcagatttgcgtccctgaaggctccacaatactttaaacataggtgatcagacaggcgaaaatgcattattttcaatggcagggccatgtgacatgtatcgctctttgctgaaaaaactaaagattgtgtctcaatgaaaggggggtggaatatgttcaggacactccaaacattaaataaaatgtgtgaagtagttcagatttgcgtccctgaaggctccacaatactttaaacataggcctacacacaggcgaaaatgcattaccttcaatggcagggccatgtgatacgtatgacactttgctgaaaaaactaaagattgtgtctcaatgaaaggggggtcgaatatgttcaggacactccaaacattaaataaaatgtgtgaagtagttgagatttacgtccctgagtgctccacaatactttaaacgtacgtgtcacatggccctgccattgaacataatgcattttcgcctgtctgatcacctatgtttaaagtattgtggagcattcagggacgtaaatctcaactacttcacacattttatttaatgtttggagtgtcctgaacatattccacccccctttcattgagacacaatctttagttttttcagcaaagagtgatacatgtcacatggccctgccattgaagataatgcattttcgcctgtctgatcacctatgtttaaagtattgtggagccttcagggacgcaaatctcaactacttcacacattttatttaatgtttggagtgtcctgaacatattccacccccctttcattgagacacaatctttagttttttcagcaaagagcgatacatgtcacatggccctgccattgaaaataatgcattttcgcctgtctgatcacctatgtttaaagtattgtggagccttcagggacgcaaatctgaactacttcacacattttatttaatgtttggagtgtcctgaacatattccacccccctttcattgagacacaatctttagttttttcagcaaagagcgatacatgtcacatggccctgccattgaaaataatgcattttcgcctgtctgatcacctatgtttaaagtattgtggagccttcagggacgcaaatctgaactacttcacacattttatttaatgtttggagtgtcctgaacatattccacccccctttcattgagacacaatctttagttttttcagcaaagagcgatacatgtcacatggccctgccattgaaaataatgcattttcgcctgtctgatcacctatgtttaaagtattgtagagccttcagggacgcaaatctgaactacttcacacattttatttaatgtttggagtgtcctgaacatattccacccccctttcattgagacacaatctttagttttttcagcaaagagcgatacatgtcacatggccctgccattgaaaataatgcattttcgcctgtctgatcacctatgtttaaagtattgtggagccttcagggacgctaatctcaactacttcacacattttatttaatgtttggagtgtcctgaacatattccacccccctttcattgagacacaatctttagttttttcagcaaagagtgatacatgtcacatggccctgccattgaagataatgcattttcgcctgtctgatcacctatgtttaaagtattgtggagccttcagggacgcaaatctgaactacttcacacattttatttaatgtttggagtgtcctgaacatattccacccccctttcattgagacacaatctttagttttttcagcaaagagtgatacgtgtcacatggcaataccctggcattggagataatcccttttcacctgtgtgatctgtgtgtcaagtgttttttcacagtgaatgaccagaataatgactgctaaacatattttaccctttctttacagttctgaacaagttcaaccaactttaatgaaggcataatccttttatcagcataatggggtgtgttttactttttcttaatacaatattgtctgtttagtcattgttcattatattaaaacaagaaaaccatacttttgtaacatcagtgaatcgtttttaacccattttgatgttactatgaaattaatatctctgatagtttaagaaaacacggggctaataagggacttttattttgaaaaatcgtaaccggaagtcgctcgagctcatttgcctatagttgctcactgaacgctgcttatcgttgctagcagaacggaactggTTTATTTAGGCTGACGATGATGTCAAGCGGAACCGGAAATATCACAACTGTATTTAACCATAGATACAACGGCATTATAATAAATGCTTGGCTTCGCACTGtgacaggatttttttttaattaatatgCAAGTACTCGTTGGTATATTACATTCAAACGGCATTAAAACGACCCAAATGAAGTTAAAGTGTCAAAGTGATTCACAATAAAAAAGTAAACTGTTCTCATGGCCAGCAGAGGTCACTCTTTCATTGTGCCGTTCTGTCCACGCAAATGTTCCAACAAAGTTCTTTATGCGTCTCTGATTTcaatcaacacatttccagcTACAGCACAGTTACTTTGTAATGTGATTATGTGGACTGTTTATCTATGGTTCACATGGCTGGTGTATGAGCTGATGGATAAAGCAGAACAGAGAAGAAGTAGGCTACATGAACTCAAATGTAAATCTTATGATCCAGGTTTGGATGAAGTCTATCATTCCTCTATGTGATAAACTACACAACCACATCCGGTCTAAACCTTGCCTGTTAATCTTCCTCAGTGTCTTCCATcttccctccttcttcctcatctttgttttttccctgaattatctaaacagattTACAGGCAAAAATAGACTGGATCTCCTGTAGTTTACTGCAACTGAACAAGTAAAAAGAATGAAGGGAATCTCAGACAATTCACAAGGGACAAATACATTGATTATAGTCTGGGCTTGGAGGAGGACCCTTCCTCAAGTTAGTACTAGAACCCCCAGTTGCCAGTCTTTCTCTTCACAAGGACTTTCCACTTGAGGAGTAAGGGTTGGAGCTCTTAAAAAGACATCTCTCAAACATCATGGACGACATCTACAAGGCAGCGGTACGTTTTTTCGTCTAAGTGAAAGCCTGGTTCTTCATCTCATACTTAttacatacatatttatttatttccaatgTGATATATCAGGGCATACACAGTAATACTATATctgtaaaatataaatgtaaaataatgtcTCAGTCATAATTACCATATGTAAATTGTATCATTCTTGAGAGGAAAAGTCGAACATTTCATAAAATATTTCCTGTTTAATAGgaaagtattttattttatcacagcaaccagaaaaaaaggaaagagattgAACAAATGTTGAATTTTGAACAAATGTGATTGAAGCATAGATCCCTGCACAATATCTCCCCTACCTCAAGTAAGAATTCAGAAATGTTATAATCCTTCAGAAAGTAGAATACAAGTAAAATACATCCAACAATTCCACTTTACTGTCCGCTACACTAAGGATGCCATTTGGATTATGTGCTACTAAAAGCACATCACAGCCCAAATTAGGTTTCTTTtatttaatgtgtgtctgtctcaatAACCTGTACCATTTGTGCTGCAGGAAAGCTTTACAGATTGCTCAAATGAATTTATCTCCCCTATACAGGTGGAACAACTAACAGAAGAGCAAAAAAATGGTGCGAAACATGTTGTCTATGCTGTATGATCTGCTCTGTtattgagtgtttgtttgtttgtttgtgtgaggagATATTGTAAAACAGCTCAGTGTTTATGCTAGTGTACATACCTCTTGTAATGTTTAACAGCAGAAAATAACCTTGTCACTCCTGGGAGAAAAGACTCCATAGGCATAAATCAGTCATGAAAATATAAACAGGACAATTAAGAGATAGTGTGTCCCATCTCAAAGGGAGTTGCCTGTATGCTATTTCTGTTGAATAAACAACAGATCAGCACGAGATACCATATGCCCTTTCAGCTCAGTGTTTCAGTTGCCACTAACATTAAGAAGCCAATGGCTATTGAAGCTGGATGTTGAAGTTGCCATTAACATTAATAAGCCCATGGCTGTTGAAGCTGGATGTTGAAGTTATACCTGGAACATTCTGGGACTAGACCCCACACTACGCATATAAAATACGGCTCAAAATTTGAAAACAATCTGAAATATATGAAAAGTGAATTTTCATTCTAAGTCAAATGTATAGATGTCTTTATGTATCATACAACAGTACCAACTGGTACATTACCTGGGTAATGATTTAGAACCAGTTGTCGTCTTTGCTTCCTTGATAGGGTTAGACGTGTTCTTTAATCCGACTGTTCTCTCTGTGATGAAATAGAGTTCAGGGCTGCCTTTGACATATTTGTGCAAGATGCTGAAGACGGCTGCATTAGCACAAAAGAACTTGGGAAAGTGATGAGGATGCTGGGACAAAACCCTACTCCAGAGGAACTCCAAGAAATAATTGATGAGGTGGATGAGGATGGTAATGTTGGACTCTATCCTCCTGCCTCACACTTGTCACATGTCATATCAGAGAACTCTATGATGCCGGTcgacatgtgcactcactcaaacagcatgtacacatataaacattatGTATGTTGATTGTGCTTTTTAGAGAATGGGATAGTgaaatttttttaaatggttaGAAACTTGGTTTGCTCGCcagcaaaataataataatttcaatGGACAATTGTTCATACAATTTCAGGGGGAGTACTCTACGATCCATGCTCTAGAACAGCCACATGCATATGTCCTAGTGGTGTTTATGTGCTGGGTGACTCTTTTCAGGGAGTGGCACTGTGGACTTCGATGAGTTCCTGGTTATGATGGTGAGGTGCATGAAGGATGACAGCAAAAACAAATCCGAGGAGGAGCTGGCAGACATTTTCAGAATGTTTGACAAGTGAGTCAAATGTGTTTCACACCCAGCGGTTCAGTGTCCCCCTTAATTCAGTCATACTACTACTTAATCAACTACTCAAATTATTTGAAATATATGCTGTCCTACAGAAATGGAGATGGATACATTGACTTGGAAGAGCTGAAGAAGATGCTGGACGCCACCGGGGAAGCCATCACAGAGGATGACATAGAGGAACTGATGAAAGATGGAGACCGGAACAACGATGGGAAAATTGATTATGATGGTAAGATACTGTTTATGGGGTTCCCACCCCTTTTTCTTtgacatttcaaaacttttatGACTTTTCAAGGACCTTTAATGGCATATTACAACCCACAAGTACAACAAGATTGTGTACTTTACTCCACAGATTGGGCTTAATTACTGAAACAACCTTTTCCATTTGTCATAGATTAGTTACATATCATTTCAGAGTACAAGAGCACTAGAATGACTTTCATTAGACCTACACAAAGAACAATTTCATGACTTTCCCAATACTTTCAAGTAATTTActgaatttcatgacttttcaAAGACTGaaaaatgggattttaaaattccatgacttttcacaTCCATGGGAACCCCGTCTTCTCAGACAAACAGCAGCTCGCTGCATATTTAAAGGATTTTGTTA encodes the following:
- the LOC105893517 gene encoding troponin C, slow skeletal and cardiac muscles, with translation MDDIYKAAVEQLTEEQKNEFRAAFDIFVQDAEDGCISTKELGKVMRMLGQNPTPEELQEIIDEVDEDGSGTVDFDEFLVMMVRCMKDDSKNKSEEELADIFRMFDKNGDGYIDLEELKKMLDATGEAITEDDIEELMKDGDRNNDGKIDYDEFLEFMKGVE